The following proteins are encoded in a genomic region of Mycobacterium kiyosense:
- a CDS encoding cyclohexanecarboxylate-CoA ligase produces the protein MAEGRRLVGGRLLRWDDERASQAYTQGHWARGTLADALRAAAQDTPRRVALVDADHRLTCAELRLQATALADALLERIPAGSVVSFMLPNWHEAAVIYLASTLAGMVANPILPSLRERELRFILEDADSRVLFIPSAFGRHDYAAMLHRVVAELTTPPDVVVVRGDCLDGQLGYASLTSPRSGSVPLPGLQPDDVRMILYTSGTTGRPKGVLHSQNSIHALMCQIRDHWFVEPGDVFLVASPIAHIGGSIYAFEGPLLLGTTAVLMDRWNADEAVRIIRTERCTHMAGATPFLEQLLAAAQRAGTNLPDLKVFICGGASVSPQLIRRAATYFESTTVTRVYGSTEVPVTTVGSPDDRDRAADTDGRAGIADIRLVDGEIRLRGPQMLVGYLHPEDDDNSFDADGYFRTGDLGRWVDDEYLVVTGRAKDIIIRNGENISPKEVEDVLVTHPGIAEIAVVGLPDERTGERACAVVVAASSAGPDVTDLRTFLEAAGVARFKAPEQVVIWDDLPKNDAGKILKHQIKAALMEAER, from the coding sequence GTGGCTGAGGGCCGGAGGCTGGTCGGCGGACGTCTGCTCCGCTGGGACGACGAGCGGGCGTCGCAGGCGTATACCCAAGGACATTGGGCCAGAGGAACTTTGGCGGATGCGCTGCGCGCGGCCGCCCAGGACACGCCCCGCCGGGTCGCCTTGGTCGATGCCGATCATCGGCTGACCTGTGCCGAATTGCGTCTACAGGCCACCGCTTTGGCGGACGCGCTGCTGGAGCGCATCCCGGCCGGCAGCGTGGTGTCGTTCATGCTGCCCAACTGGCACGAAGCCGCGGTGATCTACCTGGCCAGCACCCTGGCCGGGATGGTGGCCAACCCGATCCTGCCCTCGCTGCGCGAGCGCGAGCTGCGGTTCATCCTCGAAGACGCCGACAGCCGCGTGCTGTTCATCCCGTCGGCCTTCGGCCGCCACGACTACGCCGCGATGCTGCATCGGGTTGTAGCCGAATTGACGACGCCACCGGATGTCGTCGTGGTGCGCGGGGATTGCCTTGACGGCCAACTCGGGTATGCGTCGTTGACCTCGCCGCGGTCTGGCAGTGTGCCGCTGCCCGGCCTGCAGCCCGACGACGTCCGCATGATCCTCTACACCTCGGGAACCACCGGCCGGCCCAAAGGGGTACTGCACAGCCAGAATTCGATTCACGCGTTGATGTGCCAGATTCGCGACCACTGGTTCGTCGAGCCGGGCGACGTGTTCCTGGTGGCCTCGCCGATCGCACATATCGGCGGTTCCATCTACGCGTTCGAGGGGCCGCTGCTGCTCGGCACCACCGCGGTGCTGATGGACCGCTGGAACGCCGACGAAGCGGTGCGGATCATACGGACCGAGCGCTGCACGCATATGGCCGGCGCGACCCCCTTCCTGGAGCAACTGCTGGCCGCCGCGCAGCGGGCCGGCACCAACCTGCCCGACCTGAAAGTGTTCATCTGTGGCGGCGCATCCGTTTCACCTCAGCTGATACGCCGGGCGGCAACATATTTCGAGTCGACCACCGTGACACGGGTGTACGGATCAACCGAAGTGCCGGTGACCACGGTCGGATCACCCGATGATCGGGACCGCGCGGCCGACACCGACGGCCGGGCCGGTATCGCCGACATCCGGCTCGTCGACGGCGAGATCCGACTGCGCGGGCCACAGATGCTGGTCGGCTACCTGCATCCCGAGGACGACGACAACTCGTTCGACGCCGACGGCTACTTCCGCACCGGCGACCTGGGGCGCTGGGTCGACGACGAGTACCTGGTGGTCACCGGCCGCGCCAAGGACATCATCATCCGCAACGGCGAGAACATCTCGCCCAAGGAAGTCGAGGACGTCCTGGTCACCCATCCGGGGATCGCCGAGATAGCCGTCGTCGGACTGCCGGACGAGCGCACCGGGGAACGGGCGTGCGCGGTGGTGGTGGCCGCGAGCAGCGCCGGACCCGACGTCACCGACCTGCGTACCTTTCTGGAGGCGGCGGGCGTTGCGCGCTTCAAAGCGCCCGAGCAGGTCGTCATCTGGGACGACCTACCGAAGAACGACGCCGGAAAGATACTCAAGCATCAGATCAAAGCGGCGCTGATGGAAGCGGAGCGGTGA